A region from the Diadema setosum chromosome 17, eeDiaSeto1, whole genome shotgun sequence genome encodes:
- the LOC140240531 gene encoding uncharacterized protein has translation MRKCRLAYQTSEILRGECRRAEWFRVVRAVRQGCNGSDSVHDNFTPQRKTNPYCQDEREFANGFVVYKLRSESFFSQTQLVAGIKRRYRCSRGYLLRGHSQSLCTAGGAWSHEPPTCVPKGCAALRKKENSIAYVGYTRDKAGDGRYPHGTSAQVFCEEGKILVAGNGFAECTAGQWLPLIPLCYDIEAVSMGEDSCPIPYIWAGQLTSGTDGGHVPNGIQVDFECLPFAEKASISPVMCLQGEWYPEEPQCRPKHCPMPQLTRGLRIVNEPSNAILPHSQNLTLECSSAYIMEGASQITCWYGDWAQNVPTCSTPTTKAPTRAPRSETPETSTTISTTTTEEPRPLLPRLPGEDYTQCGKAGDIGQKLRGRVVGGYESNEAAWPWQAAIYWQRADGSWFFFCAGSLISNDWVMSAGHCFGYDEDIQRLQVKLGLTHRIRDQNTDRAQVFSVRGLYLPKEHDFIDFDYDIALIRLDRSAVLGPYVRPVCLPPEITNQDEDPERLVAINSFGMVTGWGHSKPVAVNSSQYAIYEDVLQQLQIPVRPRQACINSLRSVGEDEAQFTVNMFCAGYNRKPLDTCFGDSGGPLMRHVMHPVTGRDGLQRTQKRWVQIGIVSAGKGCAVEGQFAFYTHVPRMVNWVYSVIRGNHSVSEHDIIQV, from the exons ATGAGGAAATGTCGACTGGCATATCAGACCAGTGAAATCCTCCGGGGGGAATGCCGGAGGGCCGAGTGGTTTCGAGTGGTGCGGGCGGTCAGACAGGGCTGCAACGGAAGCGATTCGGTTCACGACAACTTCACACCCCAACGCAAAACAAATC CTTACTGCCAAGACGAGAGGGAATTTGCAAATGGCTTCGTGGTCTACAAACTCAGGAGCGAATCGTTCTTCAGCCAGACCCAGCTGGTAGCGGGAATCAAGAGGAGGTACCGCTGTTCCCGAGGCTACCTGCTGAGGGGACATTCCCAGTCTTTGTGTACGGCGGGTGGGGCGTGGTCCCACGAACCGCCAACGTGTGTGCCGA AGGGTTGCGCTGCCTTACGGAAaaaggagaatagcatagcgtaCGTGGGTTACACCCGAGACAAGGCGGGAGATGGACGCTATCCACACGGCACATCGGCTCAG GTGTTCTGCGAGGAGGGGAAGATCCTAGTGGCAGGAAACGGCTTCGCGGAGTGCACAGCCGGTCAATGGCTGCCCCTCATCCCACTATGCTACGACATCGAGGCGGTGTCCATGGGCG AGGACTCGTGCCCGATCCCGTACATCTGGGCGGGGCAGCTGACCAGTGGAACAGACGGCGGCCACGTCCCAAACGGCATACAGGTGGACTTCGAGTGCCTACCGTTTGCCGAGAAGGCCTCCATCTCCCCCGTGATGTGTCTACAAGGGGAGTGGTATCCGGAGGAGCCGCAATGCAGGCCAA AGCATTGCCCCATGCCACAGTTGACCCGCGGTCTTCGGATTGTCAACGAGCCGTCCAATGCCATCCTCCCACACAGCCAGAATTTGACACTGGAGTGTTCTTCAGCCTACATCATGGAAGGCGCTTCACAG ATCACGTGTTGGTACGGGGACTGGGCCCAGAACGTGCCCACCTGTTCGACGCCCACGACAAAGGCCCCAACTCGGGCACCAAGGAGCGAAACCCCGGAGACCTCTACCACCATCAGTACTACCACCACGGAGGAACCTCGGCCATTGTTACCGAGAC TACCGGGGGAAGACTACACGCAGTGCGGCAAGGCTGGAGATATCGGGCAGAAGCTGAGGGGGCGAGTTGTCGGGGGATACGAGTCGAATGAGGCGGCTTGGCCGTGGCAGGCCGCGATCTACTGGCAGAGGGCCGACGGTTCG TGGTTCTTCTTCTGCGCCGGATCCCTGATCAGCAACGACTGGGTGATGTCGGCGGGACACTGCTTCGGCTACGACGAGGATATCCAACGACTCCAGGTCAAACTAG GACTGACGCATAGAATCAGGGACCAGAACACGGACAGGGCCCAGGTGTTTTCCGTGAGGGGGCTCTACCTCCCCAAGGAGCACGACTTCATTGACTTCGACTACGACATCGCCCTCATTCGGCTGGATCGGTCCGCCGTCCTCGGCCCGTACGTTCGACCAGTCTGCCTGCCGCCTGAAATAACCAACCAGGACGAAGATCCAG AGCGACTGGTTGCCATAAATTCGTTTGGAATGGTAACAGGTTGGGGTCATAGCAAGCCAGTGGCAGTCAACAGCAGTCAGTACGCCATCTACGAGGACGTTCTACAACAGTTACAA ATTCCAGTGCGGCCTCGTCAGGCGTGCATCAACAGTCTCCGGAGCGTGGGTGAGGACGAGGCGCAATTTACCGTCAACATGTTTTGTGCAGGCTACAACCGGAAGCCGCTGGACACATGTTTCGGTGATTCCGGTGGGCCACTGATGCGCCACGTAATGCATCCGGTGACTGGTCGCGACGGGCTGCAGCGAACGCAGAAGCGATGGGTCCAGATCGGCATTGTGAGCGCGGGAAAAGGCTGCGCCGTAGAGGGACAGTTCGCCTTTTACACGCATGTCCCACGGATGGTAAACTGGGTGTATTCGGTCATTCGAGGAAACCACTCTGTGTCTGAACACGACATTATTCAGGTATAA